One genomic segment of Caldivirga sp. includes these proteins:
- a CDS encoding U6 snRNA-associated Sm-like protein LSm6 yields the protein MQEKTEVNGVQPLRALGMMTNKSVVVKLKAGRVLSGTLRFIDQCMNIVLDEAEELDARTNQVIVRYGKVLIRGNQVLYVSVRNELE from the coding sequence ATGCAGGAAAAAACAGAGGTTAACGGTGTACAGCCTTTAAGGGCCTTAGGTATGATGACTAATAAGAGCGTGGTAGTTAAGCTTAAGGCGGGCAGAGTCCTTAGTGGTACCTTAAGATTCATAGACCAATGCATGAACATTGTGCTTGACGAAGCAGAGGAGTTAGACGCTAGGACTAATCAAGTGATAGTTAGGTATGGTAAAGTGTTAATAAGGGGAAACCAGGTACTTTACGTATCGGTAAGGAATGAGCTAGAGTGA
- a CDS encoding methionine adenosyltransferase produces MARNIVVSGVRRPSTEDLPVELVERKGLGHPDYIADSISEYVSRELSKYYMENFGTILHHNVDKVLIIGGNAHVKFGGGEMIEPIRVIVSGRVTTEVKSSTGVVKVPVGSIILSAARKFIIDNFRFLNPDQHLVIDYRVGQGSVDLVGVYELGVSSGGVPLANDTSIGVGFAPLTVTERLVYETERLLNSREFKSKYPEVGEDVKVMGLRQGKKITLTVASALVSRLIKDKDHYISVKEDVVNALYDNAAKLANEYEVKIHLNTADNPEHGIYYLTYTGTSAEHGDDGMTGRGNRANGLITPMRPMSMEATAGKNPVSHIGKIYYVLANIIAKRIHDEVKGVKEAYVYLLSQIGKPIDNPLIANVEIITNEGEVTSEMRREAEAITDEEISRITRLTNMFVRGEITPF; encoded by the coding sequence ATGGCCAGGAACATAGTAGTCTCAGGGGTGAGGAGACCCTCAACTGAGGATTTACCTGTTGAGTTGGTTGAGAGGAAGGGGTTAGGGCATCCTGATTATATTGCTGATTCAATATCAGAATACGTTAGTAGGGAATTATCCAAGTACTACATGGAGAACTTCGGCACTATACTTCACCATAATGTTGATAAGGTTCTAATAATTGGAGGTAATGCCCATGTTAAATTCGGTGGAGGTGAGATGATAGAGCCGATTAGGGTAATAGTGTCCGGTAGGGTTACTACTGAGGTTAAGTCGAGCACTGGGGTAGTTAAGGTACCTGTGGGTAGTATTATCTTATCAGCAGCAAGGAAGTTCATCATAGATAACTTCAGGTTCCTTAACCCAGACCAGCACCTTGTCATAGATTACAGGGTTGGGCAAGGATCAGTGGACCTAGTTGGTGTTTATGAACTTGGAGTATCAAGTGGAGGTGTACCACTCGCAAATGACACATCAATAGGGGTTGGCTTCGCTCCATTGACGGTAACTGAGAGGCTTGTCTATGAGACTGAGAGACTACTTAACTCAAGGGAGTTTAAGTCAAAGTACCCTGAGGTAGGTGAGGATGTTAAGGTAATGGGCCTTAGACAGGGTAAGAAGATAACGCTCACTGTCGCATCAGCCTTGGTTTCAAGGCTCATTAAGGATAAGGACCATTACATAAGCGTTAAGGAGGACGTCGTGAATGCACTGTATGATAACGCGGCTAAGCTTGCTAATGAATATGAGGTGAAGATACACTTAAACACAGCTGATAACCCTGAACATGGAATATACTACCTCACGTATACTGGAACCTCAGCTGAACATGGAGATGATGGAATGACTGGTAGGGGTAATAGGGCTAATGGGTTAATAACGCCAATGAGGCCCATGTCCATGGAGGCTACTGCAGGTAAGAACCCTGTCTCACACATAGGTAAGATATACTACGTACTAGCCAACATAATAGCTAAGCGTATTCACGATGAGGTTAAGGGCGTCAAGGAGGCTTACGTTTACTTACTAAGCCAGATAGGTAAACCCATTGATAACCCACTAATAGCTAATGTTGAAATAATTACTAATGAAGGGGAAGTAACCAGTGAAATGAGGAGGGAGGCTGAGGCTATAACTGATGAGGAGATTAGTAGGATAACTAGGCTAACTAACATGTTTGTGAGGGGCGAAATAACCCCATTCTAA